The Caulobacter sp. FWC26 genome contains a region encoding:
- a CDS encoding TonB-dependent receptor yields the protein MGTANRLSAGGGRNSFSTRLKYGASVLALGALVVGAPVMAQTADKADNQTVDQVIVTSIKQSLKSSQQLKQSSEIIGDSITAEDIGALPDRSVTEALQRVPGVAINRFAAGVDPDHFSVEGSGVVVRGLNFVRSELNGRDTFSANNGRALSFADVPAELMGGVDVFKSPSADLIEGGISGTVNLRTRLPFDSSKRIISLSVESSYGDMIKKWAPTYTGLFSDRFETNVGEFGVLASYTNSKLWTRSDGTQASNFGCRTNLGQTPADCGNGTKGVWFPRGAAFRSTTTEREREGQAAAVQWRSTDRTLQATVQYLRSDSKQAWTEHAIEIATDNVAGNGDSRPVAGTTFSFDGDGVFTNGMITGTSGWRSDQNGADPRTPIDGLQSNNIRRDVDQTYITSDFGANLKWTPNANWGVQLDYQHVSSKVKNLDVGIWGSSFQNLQMKLNGKDMPDFTFLPPSNNGTVASCAPSASCPTYFTGTHASFSDPYNSFWRSAMDHIEQSEGQEDAARFDVEYKFDDSTWLDSVKAGVRWSERDQTTRFSSYNWGVLSEIWGEGGPVWFNDKVDGIPTAGGSGLPGTAGQDSSSRVELFGFDNFFRGQVPLPTGSQARPFYNQSTTANYADMAAFAKMVGSEFRATNGGDGCPQNWVPLAQRCGVTAGTPFRPNEVNPVNEVNKAVYLMARFKHDFDGDIRLTGNIGLRYTKTERQASGYLAFPLSSSVISEATCSQVFTPPDVPPLICTAVSPTVRAQLRQWANGALVKNDASASYDYLLPSFNAKLAMPNGWQFRLGVSKTLTPPDIGLVRNYFNLTTNTNADGISNGVPSGTTTVGNPKLKPIESTNIDLSAEWYFASVGSLTMAVFHKDLTNVITNGSARVPFTNNGATFDVAVTTPVNSPDKAKIQGFEIGYQQFYDFLPKPLDGFGINANYSYIKSSGVKQSTLSATDPDVAAGRVANIDTSLLPLQGLSKHNANFAAIYEKGKISARLAYNWRSKFLLTVRDVIIPYAPIMNEATGQLDGSVFYTVNPKVKIGVQGVNLLNEVTRTTQVLDNKLLTTGRSWFMNDRRYTVVLRASF from the coding sequence ATGGGCACGGCCAACAGGCTGTCCGCCGGGGGCGGACGCAATTCCTTTTCAACGCGCTTGAAGTACGGCGCCTCGGTGCTGGCGCTGGGGGCGCTGGTCGTCGGCGCGCCGGTCATGGCGCAGACCGCGGACAAGGCCGACAATCAGACGGTCGACCAGGTCATCGTCACCAGCATCAAGCAGAGCCTCAAGAGCAGCCAGCAGCTGAAGCAGTCGTCCGAGATCATCGGCGACTCGATCACCGCCGAGGACATCGGCGCCCTGCCGGACCGTTCGGTCACCGAAGCGCTGCAGCGCGTTCCGGGCGTGGCCATCAACCGCTTCGCCGCCGGCGTCGACCCCGACCACTTCTCGGTCGAAGGCTCGGGCGTGGTCGTGCGCGGCCTGAACTTCGTCCGTTCCGAGCTGAACGGCCGTGACACCTTCTCGGCCAACAACGGCCGCGCTCTGTCGTTCGCCGACGTCCCGGCCGAGCTGATGGGCGGCGTCGACGTGTTCAAGAGTCCCTCGGCGGACCTGATCGAAGGCGGCATCTCGGGCACGGTGAACCTGCGCACCCGTCTGCCGTTCGACTCCAGCAAGCGGATCATCTCGCTGTCGGTCGAAAGCAGCTACGGCGACATGATCAAGAAGTGGGCCCCGACCTATACGGGCCTGTTCAGCGACCGTTTCGAGACCAATGTCGGTGAGTTCGGCGTCCTGGCCAGCTACACCAACTCCAAGCTCTGGACCCGTTCGGACGGCACCCAGGCCTCGAACTTCGGCTGCCGCACGAATCTGGGCCAGACGCCGGCCGACTGCGGCAATGGCACGAAGGGCGTGTGGTTCCCGCGCGGCGCGGCGTTCCGCTCGACCACCACCGAGCGCGAGCGCGAAGGTCAGGCCGCCGCCGTCCAGTGGCGCAGCACCGACCGCACCCTGCAGGCCACGGTGCAGTATCTGCGGTCGGACTCTAAGCAGGCCTGGACCGAGCACGCGATCGAAATCGCCACCGACAACGTCGCGGGCAACGGCGACTCGCGTCCGGTGGCGGGCACGACCTTCAGCTTCGACGGCGACGGCGTGTTCACCAACGGCATGATCACCGGCACCAGCGGCTGGCGCTCGGACCAGAACGGCGCGGATCCCCGCACGCCGATCGACGGTCTGCAATCGAACAACATCCGTCGTGATGTCGACCAGACCTACATCACCTCGGATTTCGGCGCGAACCTGAAGTGGACGCCCAACGCCAACTGGGGCGTCCAGCTCGACTACCAGCACGTGTCGTCGAAGGTGAAGAACCTGGACGTCGGCATCTGGGGCTCGTCGTTCCAGAACCTGCAGATGAAGCTGAACGGCAAGGACATGCCGGACTTCACCTTCCTGCCGCCCAGCAACAACGGCACGGTCGCCTCGTGCGCGCCCAGCGCCAGCTGCCCGACCTACTTCACGGGCACGCACGCCAGCTTCAGCGACCCGTACAATTCGTTCTGGCGCTCGGCCATGGACCACATCGAGCAATCGGAAGGTCAGGAAGACGCCGCGCGCTTCGATGTCGAGTACAAGTTCGACGACAGCACCTGGCTGGACTCGGTCAAGGCCGGCGTCCGCTGGTCGGAGCGTGACCAGACCACCCGCTTCTCCAGCTACAACTGGGGCGTGCTCAGCGAGATCTGGGGTGAAGGCGGCCCGGTCTGGTTCAACGACAAGGTCGACGGCATCCCGACCGCCGGCGGTTCTGGCCTGCCGGGCACGGCGGGGCAGGACAGCTCCAGCCGCGTCGAACTGTTCGGCTTCGACAACTTCTTCCGCGGTCAGGTGCCGCTGCCGACCGGCAGCCAGGCGCGTCCGTTCTACAACCAGAGCACCACGGCCAACTACGCCGACATGGCCGCGTTCGCCAAGATGGTCGGCTCGGAGTTCCGCGCCACCAACGGCGGCGACGGCTGCCCGCAGAACTGGGTCCCGCTGGCCCAGCGTTGCGGCGTCACCGCCGGCACGCCGTTCCGTCCGAACGAAGTGAACCCGGTCAACGAGGTCAACAAGGCCGTCTACCTGATGGCCCGCTTCAAGCATGACTTTGACGGCGACATCCGCCTGACCGGCAATATCGGCCTGCGCTACACCAAGACCGAGCGCCAGGCCTCCGGCTATCTGGCCTTCCCGCTGTCAAGCTCGGTGATCAGCGAAGCCACCTGCTCGCAGGTGTTCACGCCGCCGGACGTGCCGCCGCTGATCTGTACGGCGGTCTCGCCGACGGTCCGCGCGCAGCTGCGTCAGTGGGCCAACGGCGCGCTGGTCAAGAACGACGCCTCGGCCTCGTACGACTATCTGCTGCCCAGCTTCAACGCCAAGCTGGCCATGCCGAACGGCTGGCAGTTCCGTCTGGGCGTCTCCAAGACCCTGACGCCGCCGGATATCGGTCTGGTCCGCAACTACTTCAACCTGACCACCAACACCAACGCCGACGGCATCTCGAACGGCGTCCCCTCGGGCACCACCACGGTGGGCAATCCGAAGCTGAAGCCGATCGAGTCAACCAACATCGACCTGTCGGCCGAATGGTACTTCGCGTCGGTCGGCTCGCTGACGATGGCGGTGTTCCACAAGGACCTGACCAACGTCATCACCAACGGCTCGGCCCGGGTGCCGTTCACCAACAACGGCGCGACCTTCGACGTGGCGGTCACCACCCCGGTGAACTCGCCCGACAAGGCCAAGATCCAGGGCTTCGAGATCGGCTACCAGCAGTTCTACGACTTCCTGCCCAAGCCGCTGGACGGGTTCGGCATCAACGCCAACTACAGCTACATCAAGAGCTCGGGTGTGAAGCAGTCGACGCTGTCGGCGACCGACCCCGACGTGGCCGCCGGCCGTGTCGCCAACATCGACACCAGCCTGCTGCCGCTGCAGGGCCTTTCCAAGCACAACGCCAACTTCGCGGCCATCTACGAGAAGGGCAAGATTTCGGCCCGTCTGGCCTACAACTGGCGCTCGAAGTTCCTGCTGACCGTTCGCGACGTGATCATCCCGTATGCGCCGATCATGAACGAGGCTACCGGCCAGCTGGACGGCTCGGTGTTCTACACGGTCAATCCGAAGGTGAAAATCGGGGTGCAGGGCGTGAACCTGCTCAACGAGGTCACCCGGACCACCCAGGTGCTGGACAACAAGCTGCTCACCACCGGTCGCTCGTGGTTCATGAACGACCGTCGCTACACAGTGGTGCTGCGCGCCAGCTTCTAA
- a CDS encoding tryptophan halogenase family protein, which yields MTPSPIRSVLIVGGGTAGWMTAAALAKALPKTTAVTLVESEQIGTVGVGEATIPPINTFNQILGLDEAAFMRATKASFKLAIEFVDWMGPGHRYLHPFGNFGLDIEALKFHQVWLRAHHAGWAPPIDAFNLSAQAAHLSRYAPPSKDPGQVLSSLRYAFHFDAGLYARFLRDYAEPRGVTRVEGKIASVEQHGETGFVTGVTLEDGRVLEADLFVDCSGFRGLLIEQTLKAGYDDWSHWLPNDRAVAMPCVTGGDGLTPYTRATADAAGWRWRIPLQHRTGNGYVYCSRDISDEDAVARLRATLDGEPMAEPNFLRFQAGRRKAAWVKNVVAIGLSSGFLEPLESTSIHLIQAGITKLLALFPDRGFDPVEIAEYNRLTALQVELIRDFIILHFKANARSEPYWVRAREMDIPESLQRKIDLFAASGRLFPTDLDLFAEPSWIAVLLGQGITPRRHDPLVDAFDEAFLKSQLSRLAGLIRQTAEALPTHEQFIARYCASPEFKA from the coding sequence ATGACCCCCTCCCCGATCCGCAGCGTCCTGATCGTCGGCGGCGGCACGGCCGGCTGGATGACGGCGGCGGCCCTGGCCAAGGCCCTGCCCAAGACCACCGCCGTCACCCTGGTCGAGTCCGAACAGATCGGCACGGTCGGCGTCGGCGAGGCGACGATCCCGCCGATCAACACCTTCAACCAGATCCTGGGCCTGGACGAGGCCGCGTTCATGCGGGCCACCAAGGCCAGCTTCAAGCTGGCCATCGAGTTCGTCGACTGGATGGGCCCGGGCCACCGCTACCTGCATCCGTTCGGGAACTTCGGTCTGGATATCGAGGCGCTGAAGTTCCACCAGGTCTGGCTGCGCGCCCATCACGCGGGCTGGGCGCCGCCGATCGACGCCTTCAACCTGTCGGCCCAGGCCGCGCATCTGAGCCGCTACGCCCCGCCGTCGAAGGACCCGGGCCAGGTGCTGTCGAGCCTGAGATACGCCTTCCACTTCGACGCCGGCCTCTACGCCAGGTTCCTGCGGGACTACGCCGAGCCGCGCGGGGTGACGCGCGTCGAGGGCAAGATCGCCAGCGTCGAGCAGCACGGGGAGACCGGCTTCGTCACCGGCGTCACGCTGGAGGACGGGCGCGTTCTGGAAGCCGATCTCTTCGTCGACTGCTCGGGCTTCCGGGGCCTGCTGATCGAGCAGACTCTGAAGGCCGGCTATGACGACTGGAGCCACTGGCTGCCCAACGACCGGGCCGTGGCCATGCCGTGCGTCACCGGCGGCGATGGCCTCACCCCCTACACCCGCGCCACGGCCGATGCGGCCGGCTGGCGCTGGCGCATCCCGCTGCAGCACCGCACCGGCAACGGCTATGTCTATTGCAGCCGCGACATCAGCGACGAGGACGCGGTAGCCCGCCTGCGCGCCACCCTGGACGGCGAGCCTATGGCCGAGCCGAATTTCCTGCGGTTCCAGGCCGGGCGCCGCAAGGCCGCCTGGGTCAAGAACGTGGTCGCCATCGGCCTGTCGTCGGGCTTCCTCGAGCCGCTGGAAAGCACCTCGATCCACCTGATCCAGGCCGGGATCACCAAGCTCTTAGCCCTGTTTCCCGACCGGGGCTTCGATCCTGTCGAGATCGCCGAGTACAACCGCCTGACTGCCCTGCAGGTCGAGCTGATCCGCGACTTCATCATCCTGCACTTCAAGGCCAACGCCCGCAGCGAGCCCTACTGGGTGCGCGCCCGAGAGATGGACATCCCCGAGAGCCTGCAGCGCAAGATCGACCTCTTCGCCGCTTCGGGCAGACTTTTCCCCACCGACCTGGATCTCTTCGCCGAACCCAGCTGGATCGCCGTGCTTCTGGGCCAGGGGATCACGCCGCGTCGCCACGATCCGCTGGTCGACGCCTTCGACGAGGCGTTCCTCAAGAGCCAGCTGTCGCGGCTGGCCGGCCTGATCCGCCAGACGGCGGAAGCCCTGCCGACCCACGAGCAGTTCATCGCCCGCTACTGCGCTTCTCCCGAGTTCAAAGCATGA
- a CDS encoding tryptophan halogenase family protein → MTQDHRLRRIVIVGGGTAGWMTAAALGRFLKDGYTKVTLVESEAIGTVGVGESTIPQINIFNRMLGLDENDFVRKTKATFKLGIDFVDWQRIGHSYHHPFGPYGVDMEGVSFHAYWLKLRAMGLDDDLGAYSLQTVGARQSKFMRPNGQANSPLGQIAYAFQFDAGLYARFLREYAEVRGVTRQEGKIASVQQDGQSGHVTSVTLESGQIIEGDLFIDCSGFRGLLIEQTLKTGYEDWSQWLLNDRAVAMPCTLGGSMAPVTRATARPHGWQWRIPLQHRLGNGYAYSSQHVSDDEALADLLSQLDGEPLADPNLIRFTPGRRKKSWNGNVVAIGLSAGFMEPLESQSIHLIQVGISRLLAHFPDRHFRQAEIDRYNRTMAFEYEKIRDFIILHFKATARSDTPYWDYLREMPIPDYLADKIDLFKGSGRVFRENEELFNDTSWFAVFIGQGIYPESYDPMADNMDEGLFKARMAEIKSVIAKSAEVMPGHMDFIRENCAAEG, encoded by the coding sequence ATGACTCAAGACCACCGCCTGCGCCGCATCGTCATCGTCGGCGGCGGCACCGCCGGCTGGATGACCGCCGCCGCCCTGGGGCGCTTCCTCAAGGACGGCTACACCAAGGTGACGCTGGTCGAGTCCGAGGCGATCGGCACGGTGGGGGTCGGCGAGTCGACGATCCCGCAGATCAACATCTTCAACCGGATGCTGGGCCTGGACGAAAACGACTTCGTCCGGAAGACCAAGGCCACCTTCAAGCTGGGCATCGACTTCGTCGACTGGCAGCGGATCGGCCACAGCTACCACCACCCGTTCGGCCCCTATGGCGTCGACATGGAGGGCGTGTCGTTCCACGCCTATTGGCTGAAGTTACGGGCGATGGGACTGGACGACGACCTGGGCGCCTACAGCCTGCAGACGGTGGGCGCGCGGCAAAGCAAGTTCATGCGCCCCAACGGCCAGGCCAACTCGCCGCTGGGCCAGATCGCCTACGCCTTCCAGTTCGACGCCGGGCTCTACGCCAGGTTTCTGCGGGAGTACGCCGAGGTCCGGGGCGTCACCCGGCAGGAGGGCAAGATCGCCTCGGTCCAGCAGGACGGCCAGAGCGGTCACGTCACCTCGGTCACGCTGGAGAGCGGCCAAATCATCGAGGGCGATCTCTTCATCGACTGCTCGGGCTTTCGGGGCCTCCTGATCGAGCAGACCCTGAAGACCGGCTACGAGGACTGGTCGCAGTGGCTGCTGAACGATCGGGCGGTGGCCATGCCCTGTACGCTGGGCGGTTCGATGGCCCCGGTGACGCGGGCCACCGCGCGGCCGCACGGCTGGCAGTGGCGCATCCCGCTGCAGCATCGCCTGGGCAACGGCTACGCCTATTCCAGCCAGCACGTCAGCGACGACGAGGCCCTGGCCGACCTCCTGAGCCAGCTCGACGGCGAGCCCCTGGCCGACCCCAACCTGATCCGCTTCACGCCGGGCCGTCGCAAGAAGAGCTGGAACGGCAATGTCGTGGCCATCGGCCTGTCGGCGGGGTTCATGGAGCCGCTGGAAAGCCAGTCGATCCACCTGATCCAGGTGGGCATCTCGCGCCTCCTGGCCCACTTCCCCGACCGCCATTTCCGTCAGGCCGAGATCGACCGCTACAACCGGACCATGGCCTTCGAGTACGAGAAGATCCGGGACTTCATCATCCTGCACTTCAAGGCCACGGCGCGCAGCGACACTCCATACTGGGACTATCTGCGCGAGATGCCGATCCCGGACTATCTGGCCGACAAGATCGACCTCTTCAAAGGCTCGGGCCGGGTGTTCCGCGAGAACGAGGAGCTGTTCAACGACACCTCGTGGTTCGCGGTGTTCATCGGCCAGGGGATCTATCCCGAAAGCTACGACCCGATGGCCGACAACATGGACGAGGGCCTGTTCAAGGCCCGCATGGCCGAGATCAAGTCGGTGATCGCCAAGTCCGCCGAGGTGATGCCGGGGCACATGGATTTCATCCGGGAGAACTGTGCGGCGGAGGGGTGA
- a CDS encoding Xaa-Pro dipeptidase codes for MGKGIKIATLMASAAVGLAVAGAAGAAEVKAVSAARLLDVASGKYVDNPLVIVTDGRITSIGRKGDAVPAGAKVVDLPGATLLPGLIDMHVHLDSLAEIGGYNSLEYSDRFWSVVQTANAKKTLEAGFTTVRNVGAADFDDVGLREAIDAGYVPGPRIVTAAISFGATGGHCDSTFFPPSMDQKSPFNSDSPDEARKAVRTLKKYGAQVIKICATGGVFSRGNEPGQQQLTYDEMKAVVDEAHMAGIKVAAHAHGASGIREAVRAGVDTIEHASLVDDEGIKLAVQKGAYFSMDIYNTDYTQAEGKKNGVLEDNLRKDRDIGEIQRENFRKALKAGVKMVYGTDAGIYPHGDNAKQFAVMVRYGATPLQAIQAATVTAAEALGRSKDVGQVAVGRYGDMIAVAGDPLADVTTLEKPVFVMKGGAVVKTP; via the coding sequence ATGGGTAAGGGCATCAAGATCGCGACGCTGATGGCGAGCGCGGCGGTGGGGCTGGCGGTGGCCGGGGCGGCCGGCGCGGCCGAGGTCAAGGCGGTCAGCGCCGCGCGCCTGCTGGACGTGGCCAGCGGCAAGTATGTCGACAATCCCCTGGTGATCGTCACCGATGGCCGGATCACCAGCATTGGCAGGAAAGGCGACGCGGTTCCGGCCGGCGCCAAGGTGGTCGACCTGCCCGGCGCGACCCTGCTGCCGGGTCTGATCGACATGCACGTGCACCTCGACAGCCTGGCCGAGATCGGCGGCTACAACAGCCTGGAATACAGCGACCGCTTCTGGAGCGTTGTGCAGACCGCCAACGCCAAGAAGACGCTCGAGGCGGGCTTTACGACCGTGCGCAACGTTGGCGCGGCCGATTTTGACGACGTAGGCCTGCGCGAGGCGATCGACGCGGGCTATGTGCCCGGTCCGCGCATCGTCACCGCCGCCATCTCGTTCGGCGCGACGGGCGGTCACTGCGATTCGACCTTCTTCCCGCCGTCGATGGACCAGAAGAGCCCCTTCAACAGCGACAGCCCCGACGAGGCGCGCAAGGCGGTGCGGACGCTGAAGAAGTACGGCGCCCAGGTGATCAAGATCTGCGCCACGGGCGGCGTCTTCTCGCGCGGCAACGAGCCGGGCCAGCAGCAGCTGACCTATGATGAGATGAAGGCGGTCGTCGACGAGGCGCACATGGCCGGCATCAAGGTCGCCGCCCACGCCCACGGCGCCTCGGGCATCCGCGAGGCGGTGCGGGCCGGGGTCGACACGATCGAGCACGCCAGCCTCGTGGACGACGAGGGCATCAAGCTGGCGGTCCAGAAGGGCGCCTACTTCTCGATGGACATCTACAACACCGACTACACCCAGGCCGAGGGCAAGAAGAACGGCGTGCTGGAGGACAACCTCCGCAAGGACCGCGACATCGGCGAGATCCAGCGCGAGAACTTCCGCAAGGCGCTGAAGGCCGGGGTCAAGATGGTCTACGGCACCGACGCCGGCATCTATCCGCACGGCGACAACGCCAAGCAGTTCGCCGTCATGGTCCGCTATGGCGCGACGCCCCTGCAGGCGATCCAGGCGGCGACCGTGACCGCTGCCGAGGCCCTGGGCCGCAGCAAGGATGTCGGTCAGGTGGCGGTGGGCCGCTATGGCGACATGATCGCGGTGGCCGGCGATCCGCTGGCGGACGTCACCACGCTGGAAAAGCCGGTCTTCGTGATGAAGGGCGGCGCGGTGGTGAAGACGCCGTAG
- a CDS encoding amidohydrolase → MKPLFAASALALLIAAAAQAGPLNVPATQKAIGAQLDRDYPALEALYKDIHAHPELGFQEVETAKKLAAQMRALGFTVTEGVGKTGVVAVLKNGEGPKVLIRTELDGLPMQEKSGLPWASQATATWNGEKVFVAHSCGHDIHMAAWVGAARQLVAMKSRWKGTLVFVAQPSEETVSGARAMLADGLWDKIGGKPDYGFALHVGSGPAGEVYYKAGVLTSTSDGLDITFYGRGGHGSMPNATIDPVLMAARFTVDVQSVISREKDPSAFGVVTVGSIQAGSAGNIIPDKARVRGTIRTQDNAVREKILDGVRRTVKAVTDMAGAPPADLKLTSGGKMVVNDQALTDRMAAVFKAAFGARAVAQDKPGSASEDYSEFVLAGVPSVYFAIGGADPAEVAKAKAEGRALPVNHSPYFAPVAEPTIRTGVEAMTLAVLNVVGK, encoded by the coding sequence ATGAAGCCCCTGTTCGCCGCCTCCGCCCTGGCCCTGCTGATCGCCGCCGCCGCCCAGGCGGGGCCGCTCAACGTGCCCGCCACGCAGAAGGCGATCGGCGCCCAGCTCGACCGCGACTATCCGGCGCTGGAGGCGCTGTACAAGGACATCCACGCTCACCCCGAACTGGGCTTCCAGGAGGTCGAGACGGCCAAGAAGCTGGCCGCGCAGATGCGGGCCCTGGGCTTCACCGTCACCGAGGGCGTGGGCAAGACCGGCGTCGTGGCGGTGCTCAAGAACGGCGAGGGCCCCAAGGTGCTGATCCGCACCGAGCTGGACGGCCTGCCGATGCAGGAAAAGTCGGGCCTGCCCTGGGCCAGCCAGGCGACGGCCACCTGGAACGGCGAGAAGGTCTTTGTCGCCCATTCGTGCGGCCACGACATCCACATGGCCGCCTGGGTCGGCGCGGCCCGGCAGCTGGTGGCGATGAAGTCCAGGTGGAAGGGCACGCTGGTTTTCGTGGCCCAGCCCTCGGAGGAAACCGTCAGCGGGGCCCGCGCGATGCTGGCCGACGGCCTGTGGGACAAGATCGGCGGCAAGCCCGACTACGGCTTTGCGCTGCACGTCGGCTCGGGCCCGGCCGGCGAGGTTTATTACAAGGCCGGCGTCCTGACCTCGACCTCGGACGGCCTCGACATCACCTTCTACGGCCGGGGCGGGCACGGCTCGATGCCGAACGCGACCATCGATCCGGTGCTGATGGCCGCCCGCTTCACCGTCGACGTTCAGAGCGTGATCAGCCGCGAGAAGGACCCGTCCGCGTTCGGCGTGGTGACGGTCGGCTCGATCCAGGCGGGCAGCGCCGGCAACATCATCCCCGACAAGGCCCGGGTGCGCGGCACGATCCGCACTCAGGATAACGCGGTGCGTGAGAAGATCCTCGACGGCGTGCGCCGCACGGTGAAGGCGGTGACCGACATGGCCGGCGCGCCGCCCGCCGACCTGAAACTGACCTCTGGCGGCAAGATGGTGGTCAACGACCAGGCCCTGACCGACCGCATGGCGGCGGTGTTCAAGGCCGCCTTCGGGGCCCGCGCCGTGGCGCAGGACAAGCCGGGCTCGGCGTCCGAGGACTATTCGGAATTCGTGCTGGCGGGCGTGCCGTCGGTCTACTTCGCCATCGGCGGCGCCGACCCCGCCGAGGTCGCCAAGGCCAAGGCCGAGGGCCGCGCCCTGCCGGTCAACCACTCGCCGTACTTCGCGCCGGTGGCCGAGCCGACGATCCGCACGGGGGTAGAGGCGATGACCCTGGCGGTGCTGAATGTGGTGGGGAAGTAG
- a CDS encoding tryptophan halogenase family protein: MEPIRKIVIVGGGTAGWMSAAGLAAVLKGLPVSIALVESAEIGTVGVGEATVPHIRHFNARLGLDEADFMRKTQATIKLGIQFCGWGRKGESYIHPFGAYGHAIDGLPFHQHWLAARARGEAGPIEAYSLPIIASLAGKFAPPSTDPRSLGSTFNYAYQFDAALYAQYLRAYAEARGVTRTEGKIASVQQRPEDGFVTGVTLEDGRIVEGDLFVDCSGFRGLLIEGALQAGYEDWTRWLPCDRAVAAPCESVEPPTPYTRATADQYGWRWRIPLQHRVGNGHVYCSSYIDDEDAARALVEKLDGKLQQDPRFLRFTTGRRKKQWLKNVVAVGLSSGFLEPLESTSIHLIQVAITTLLELFPHQGCAQADQDEYNRVMDLEFERIRDFLVLHYHANQRDDSPFWIERREGPIPDSLAYKMVLFRERGAVVGYKDGFFLEPSWLAVYFGQNILPSGHDPLVAASDPVRTTRIMADLAAAVTRTVDAMPTHQSFLRSVVDAGTSA, translated from the coding sequence ATGGAGCCCATCCGCAAGATCGTCATCGTCGGCGGCGGCACGGCCGGCTGGATGAGCGCCGCCGGCCTCGCCGCGGTGCTGAAGGGCCTGCCGGTCTCCATCGCCCTGGTCGAGTCGGCCGAGATCGGGACGGTCGGCGTCGGCGAAGCCACCGTGCCGCACATCCGCCACTTCAACGCCCGCCTCGGCCTCGACGAGGCCGACTTCATGCGCAAGACCCAGGCGACCATCAAGCTGGGCATCCAGTTCTGCGGCTGGGGCCGAAAGGGCGAAAGCTATATCCATCCCTTCGGCGCCTACGGCCACGCGATCGACGGCCTGCCCTTTCACCAGCACTGGCTGGCGGCCCGGGCGCGCGGCGAAGCCGGGCCGATCGAGGCCTACAGCCTGCCGATCATCGCCAGCCTGGCCGGCAAGTTCGCCCCGCCCTCGACCGATCCGCGCTCGCTGGGCTCGACCTTCAACTACGCCTACCAGTTCGACGCCGCCCTCTACGCCCAGTACCTGCGGGCCTATGCCGAGGCGCGCGGCGTCACCCGCACCGAGGGCAAGATCGCCAGCGTCCAGCAGCGCCCAGAGGACGGCTTCGTCACCGGCGTCACCCTGGAGGACGGCCGGATCGTCGAGGGCGACCTCTTCGTCGACTGCTCGGGCTTCCGGGGTCTGTTGATCGAGGGAGCCCTGCAGGCCGGCTATGAGGACTGGACCCGCTGGCTGCCGTGCGACCGCGCCGTCGCCGCCCCATGCGAGTCGGTCGAGCCGCCGACGCCCTACACCCGCGCCACCGCTGACCAGTACGGCTGGCGGTGGCGAATCCCGCTGCAACACCGCGTCGGCAACGGCCACGTCTACTGCTCCAGCTACATTGACGACGAAGACGCCGCCCGCGCCCTGGTCGAAAAGCTGGACGGCAAGCTGCAGCAGGACCCCCGCTTCCTGCGGTTCACGACCGGACGTCGCAAGAAGCAGTGGCTAAAGAACGTCGTCGCCGTGGGCCTGTCGTCAGGGTTCCTCGAGCCGCTGGAAAGCACCTCGATCCACCTGATCCAGGTGGCCATCACCACCCTGCTCGAACTCTTCCCGCACCAGGGCTGCGCCCAGGCCGACCAGGACGAGTACAACCGCGTGATGGACCTGGAGTTCGAGCGGATCCGCGACTTTCTGGTGCTGCACTACCACGCCAACCAGCGTGACGATTCCCCGTTCTGGATCGAGCGCCGCGAGGGGCCGATCCCCGACAGCCTGGCCTACAAGATGGTCCTGTTCCGCGAGCGCGGCGCGGTCGTCGGCTACAAGGACGGCTTCTTCCTCGAACCCTCATGGCTGGCGGTTTATTTCGGCCAGAACATCCTGCCGTCCGGCCACGACCCGCTGGTCGCGGCCAGCGATCCGGTCCGCACGACGCGGATCATGGCCGACCTCGCCGCCGCCGTGACCCGCACCGTCGACGCCATGCCGACGCACCAGTCGTTCCTGCGCTCGGTGGTCGATGCAGGGACGTCGGCATGA
- a CDS encoding helix-turn-helix domain-containing protein, translating into MAEDKSPDPVDIHVGRRLRMRRKDLGHSQQALADALGLTFQQVQKYEGGSNRISASKLHAAAMFLKTPVAFFFEGLEDPGSVDTTAAELANEMAAFWSLPGGPDLARAFAAIDSAGMRKHLLDLARAIAGQE; encoded by the coding sequence ATGGCTGAAGACAAGTCTCCCGATCCCGTCGACATCCATGTCGGACGCCGCCTGCGCATGCGCCGCAAGGACCTCGGGCACTCGCAGCAGGCGCTCGCCGACGCCCTGGGCCTGACCTTTCAGCAGGTGCAGAAGTATGAGGGCGGCTCCAACCGGATCAGCGCCAGCAAGCTGCACGCCGCCGCCATGTTCCTGAAGACCCCGGTGGCCTTCTTCTTCGAAGGGCTGGAAGATCCGGGGAGCGTCGACACGACCGCCGCCGAGCTGGCCAACGAAATGGCCGCCTTCTGGTCACTGCCGGGCGGCCCGGATCTGGCCCGCGCCTTCGCGGCGATCGACTCGGCGGGCATGCGCAAGCATCTGCTGGACCTGGCCCGCGCCATCGCCGGCCAGGAATAG